In Biomphalaria glabrata chromosome 11, xgBioGlab47.1, whole genome shotgun sequence, the following proteins share a genomic window:
- the LOC106078552 gene encoding ankyrin-1-like — protein MTRMLSRKDKRHLGSICSSLSQLNDDLVIASRYGDAHKVSQLLQIGARIDYWPKEMKVVDFNNTPFRDPSEVSLEELLFHRSMAIYTACNHGHLKVILLLFKHLSRRDMVMGYWLVLLKTYRNKQSLHSEPSDVAVLNSVRCIHNILFTRSSNMGILKELIDAGADPNAKCLCGMTPLVSAVSLEQCDMEVVHTLLQSGASPNLCCKDNVSPLSMAAKFGNLKAMETLLQYGADASLHNRDWQHPLVYSVIRGDAAQVKLLLNQGLRPFAMLQFVVHAHHSLAFQVHDCKFFDKHVSLLYIALYCGMEDVAQLLLEKNFVTIFDLRCLQKDQVLYNHLCSEQKYKDTLALYEKIQSKPWSLFTFCFFVISEQVGFGSERREKLGCLGLPNLIVRKLLFSDQ, from the exons ATGACCAGAATGCTGTCTAGGAAAGATAAAAGGCATCTTGGATCTATTTGCAGCTCCTTAAGTCAGCTTAATGATGATTTGGTGATAGCCTCTCGTTATGGGGATGCTCACAAAGTCTCACAGTTGCTGCAGATAGGAGCCAGAATTGATTACTGGCCCAAAGAAATGAAGGTTGTCGATTTCAATAACACTCCGTTTAGAGATCCAAGTGAAGTGAGCTTGGAGGAACTCTTATTTCACAGAAGCATGGCCATATATACTGCTTGCAATCACGGGCACTTAAAGGTCATCTTGCTGCTGTTTAAGCACCTCAGTCGCAGGGACATGGTGATGGGTTACTGGCTCGTCTTGCTGAAGACTTACAGAAACAAACAGAGTCTGCACAGTGAGCCGAGTGATGTTGCTGTTCTTAACAGCGTGCGTTGTATTCACAACATTTTGTTCACTAGAAGCTCAAACATGGGGATATTGAAAGAACTTATTGATGCTGGAGCGGATCCCAATGCAAAGTGCTTATGTGGAATGACACCTCTGGTGAGTGCGGTATCCTTAGAGCAATGTGATATGGAAGTGGTGCACACATTGCTACAGTCAGGTGCTAGCCCAAACCTTTGTTGCAAAGATAATGTATCACCTCTGTCCATGGCTGCCAAATTTGGAAATCTCAAGGCTATGGAAACTTTATTACAATATg GGGCTGATGCAAGTTTACACAATAGAGATTGGCAACATCCGCTGGTCTATTCTGTCATCCGTGGAGATGCTGCCCAAGTGAAATTACTTTTGAATCAGGGTCTCCGTCCATTTGCTATGTTGCAATTTGTCGTGCACGCCCATCATTCGTTGGCCTTCCAAGTGCATGACTGTAAATTTTTTGATAAACACGTTTCCTTGCTTTACATCGCTCTGTACTGTGGCATGGAGGATGTAGCCCAGCTGTTACTGGAGAAAAATTTCGTAACCATTTTCGACCTTCGCTGTCTTCAAAAAGACCAAGTTTTATACAATCATCTTTGTTCTGAACAGAAATACAAAGATACCTTGGCACTGTATGAAAAGATTCAATCCAAGCCTTGGTccctttttactttttgtttctttgttataTCTGAACAAGTTGGATTTGGTTCAGAGAGGAGAGAAAAGCTTGGATGTCTAGGACTGCCCAATTTAATTGTCAGAAAGTTATTATTTTCAGACCAGTAA